A section of the Sebastes fasciatus isolate fSebFas1 chromosome 5, fSebFas1.pri, whole genome shotgun sequence genome encodes:
- the LOC141768048 gene encoding flavin-containing monooxygenase 5-like, giving the protein MTRHVAVIGGGSSGLACIKCCLDEGLEPVCFEGSDDIGGLWRFKENPEPDRASIYHSVTINSSKEMMCYSDFPIPAHFPNYMHNSLVMDYFHMYADRFQLTKHIRFNTKVLQVTQRSDFSHSGQWDVETENKDGEKEKHIFDAVMICIGRHCRPNLPLHDFPGIDTFKGKYFHSRDYKTPEEWRDKKVVVLGIGNSGADIAVELSRVTKQLYLSTRRGAWIANRVSDNGLPRDMLNNRMTDFVRRILPFELLCSVAERKVNQRFDHSLYNLKPKYRLLRQHPTQSDELPNRILSGTIQVKHNIRRFQGSSVEFADGSVVEDVDLVVFATGYRFSFPFLDSHVASVSENKASLYKYVFPPELDHPTLAIIGLVQPLGASMPISEMQARWATRVFKGSVKLPSVASMLKDAQCKQETMAKRYITSHKHPILVDVSYMDEIAELVGVQPNFLRLLLTDPRLGLNLLLGPSTSYQYRLRGPEKWDGARKAILTQWERVAQPMQTRPCYGPKPKRSFVWSLILSAVAVGSAAYNLPAFLQDPTALLDKIKVYLSAQ; this is encoded by the exons ATGACTCGTCATGTGGCAGTGATTGGAGGAGGTAGTTCAGGTCTGGCCTGTATCAAGTGTTGTCTGGATGAGGGGCTGGAGCCTGTCTGCTTCGAAGGCAGCGATGACATCGGTGGTCTGTGGAGGTTTAAG GAGAATCCAGAGCCAGACAGGGCCAGCATCTACCACTCTGTCACCATCAACTCCTCCAAGGAGATGATGTGTTACAGTGACTTTCCCATCCCTGCACACTTCCCCAACTACATGCACAACTCCCTCGTCATGGACTACTTTCACATGTATGCTGACCGCTTCCAGCTCACTAAGCACATACGCTTCAAT ACCAAAGTCTTGCAGGTGACGCAGAGATCAGATTTCTCTCATTCAGGCCAGTGGGACGTTGAGACGGAGAACAAGGATGGTGAAAaggagaaacacatttttgacgcTGTGATGATCTGTATTGGACGTCACTGCCGTCCCAACTTGCCACTGCATGACTTCCCAG GAATTGACACTTTCAAGGGAAAGTACTTCCACAGCCGAGACTACAAGACTCCTGAGGAGTGGAGGGATAAAAAGGTTGTAGTGCTTGGAATAGGAAACTCTGGAGCAGACATAGCAGTGGAACTGAGCAGAGTCACCAAGCAG CTGTATCTAAGCACTCGGAGGGGAGCCTGGATCGCAAATCGAGTTTCAGACAATGGTCTTCCCCGTGATATGCTGAACAACAGGATGACAGATTTTGTGCGCCGGATCCTTCCCTTTGAATTACTCTGCAGCGTGGCAGAAAGAAAAGTCAACCAAAGATTTGATCACAGTCTGTACAACTTGAAGCCAAAGTACAG GTTGCTCAGACAACATCCCACACAGAGCGATGAGCTTCCCAACCGCATCCTATCTGGGACAATTCAGGTGAAACACAACATCCGCAGGTTTCAGGGGTCCAGTGTGGAGTTTGCTGATGGAAGTGTCGTGGAAGATGTCGACCTGGTG GTGTTTGCCACAGGTTACAGGTTTTCCTTTCCATTCCTGGACTCACATGTGGCCTCAGTGTCTGAGAACAAAGCATCTCTGTACAAGTATGTGTTTCCTCCTGAGTTGGACCACCCCACTCTGGCTATCATTGGTCTCGTGCAGCCACTGGGAGCCAGTATGCCCATCTCTGAGATGCAGGCCCGATGGGCCACACGTGTCTTTAAAG GCAGCGTCAAGCTTCCCTCAGTGGCTTCCATGCTAAAAGATGCCCAGTGCAAGCAGGAGACAATGGCTAAAAG GTATATCACCAGTCACAAACACCCCATCCTGGTTGATGTCAGCTACATGGATGAGATAGCAGAGCTGGTGGGGGTTCAACCCAACTTCCTGAGGCTGCTGCTGACTGATCCCAGGCTGGGACTGAATCTGTTGCTCGGTCCCAGTACTTCGTACCAGTATCGTCTCAGAGGGCCAGAGAAATGGGATGGAGCCCGTAAGGCCATCCTCACTCAGTGGGAGAGAGTGGCTCAACCCATGCAGACCAGGCCCTGTTATGGTCCCAAACCAAAGAGATCGTTTGTGTGGTCTCTGATTCTGTCAGCTGTTGCTGTGGGCTCGGCTGCCTACAACCTTCCAGCTTTCCTGCAGGACCCCACTGCACTGTTGGACAAGATAAAAGTTTACCTCTCTGCTCAGTAA
- the LOC141768047 gene encoding flavin-containing monooxygenase 5-like, with translation MARRVAVIGGGSSGLACIKCCLDEGLEPVCFESSNDIGGLWRFKENPEPDRASIYHSVIINTSKEMMCYSDFPIPAHFPNYMHNSLIMDYFHMYADHFQLTKHIRFNTKVLQVKQRSDFSHSGQWDVETENKDGEKEKQIFDAVMICIGHHCHPNLPLQDFPGTIYYGLIDTFKGKYFHSRDYKTPEEWRDKKVVVLGIGNSGGDIAVELSRVTKQLYLSTRRGAWIANRVSDNGLPGDMLYNRMSIKVRRILPFELLCSMKERKVNQRFDHSLYNLKPKHRLFSQHPTVNDELPNRILSGTVQVKPNIRRFQGSSVEFADGSVVEDVDLVVFATGYRFSFPFLASNVVPVSENKASLYKYVFPPELDRPTLVIIGLVQPLGAIMPISEMQARWATRVFKGSTKLPAVASMLKDVQCKQETMAKRYVTSQRHTIQVDYISYMDEIAALVGVRPNLLRLLLTDPRLALNVMFGPATPYQYRLRGPGKWAGARQAILTQWERVFKPMQTRPCDDPKPKRSFMWPLILSAAAVGLAAYVNRNKLPAFLQDPSVLLDKIKAYLHAH, from the exons ATGGCTCGTCGTGTGGCAGTGATTGGAGGAGGTAGTTCAGGTCTGGCCTGTATCAAGTGTTGTCTGGATGAGGGGCTGGAGCCTGTCTGCTTTGAAAGCAGCAATGACATCGGTGGTCTGTGGAGGTTTAAG GAGAATCCAGAGCCAGACAGGGCCAGCATCTACCACTCTGTCATCATCAACACCTCCAAGGAGATGATGTGTTACAGTGACTTTCCCATCCCTGCACACTTCCCCAACTACATGCACAACTCCCTCATCATGGACTACTTTCACATGTATGCTGACCACTTCCAGCTCACCAAGCACATACGCTTCAAT ACCAAAGTCTTGCAGGTGAAGCAGAGATCAGATTTCTCTCATTCAGGCCAGTGGGATGTTGAGACGGAGAACAAGGATGgtgaaaaagagaaacagattTTTGATGCTGTGATGATCTGTATTGGACATCACTGCCACCCCAACTTGCCACTGCAAGACTTCCCAGGTACCATTTATTACGGGCT CATTGACACATTCAAGGGAAAGTACTTCCACAGCCGAGACTACAAGACTCCTGAGGAGTGGAGGGATAAAAAGGTTGTAGTGCTTGGAATAGGAAACTCTGGAGGAGACATAGCAGTGGAACTGAGCAGAGTCACCAAGCAG CTGTATCTAAGCACTCGGAGGGGAGCCTGGATCGCAAATCGAGTTTCAGACAATGGTCTTCCCGGTGATATGTTGTACAACAGGATGTCAATTAAAGTGCGCCGGATCCTTCCCTTTGAATTACTCTGCagcatgaaagaaagaaaagtcaacCAAAGATTTGATCACAGTCTGTACAACTTGAAGCCAAAGCACAG GTTGTTCAGCCAACATCCGACAGTGAATGATGAGCTTCCCAACCGCATCCTATCTGGAACAGTTCAGGTGAAACCCAACATCCGCCGGTTTCAGGGGTCCAGTGTGGAGTTTGCTGACGGAAGTGTCGTGGAAGATGTCGACCTGGTG GTGTTTGCCACAGGTTACAGGTTTTCCTTTCCATTCCTGGCCTCAAATGTGGTCCCAGTGTCTGAGAACAAAGCATCGCTGTACAAGTATGTGTTTCCTCCTGAGTTGGACCGCCCCACTCTGGTTATCATTGGTCTCGTGCAGCCACTGGGAGCCATTATGCCCATCTCTGAGATGCAGGCCCGATGGGCCACACGTGTCTTTAAAG GCAGCACCAAGCTTCCTGCAGTAGCTTCTATGCTAAAAGATGTCCAGTGCAAGCAGGAGACAATGGCTAAAAG GTACGTCACCAGTCAGAGACACACCATCCAGGTTGACTATATCAGCTACATGGATGAGATAGCAGCGCTGGTGGGGGTTCGACCCAACCTCCTGAGGTTGCTGCTGACTGATCCCAGGCTGGCGCTGAATGTGATGTTCGGTCCTGCTACTCCGTACCAGTATCGTCTCAGAGGGCCAGGGAAATGGGCTGGAGCCCGTCAGGCCATCCTCACTCAGTGGGAGAGAGTGTTTAAACCCATGCAGACCAGACCCTGTGATGATCCCAAACCCAAGAGATCGTTTATGTGGCCTCTGATTctgtcagctgctgctgtgggCTTGGCTGCCTACGTTAACAGGAACAAACTTCCAGCTTTCCTACAGGATCCCAGTGTACTGTTGGACAAGATAAAAGCTTACCTGCATGCACACTGA
- the LOC141768046 gene encoding flavin-containing monooxygenase 5-like produces the protein MTRRVAVIGGGSSGLACIKCCLDEGLEPVCFESSDDIGGLWRFKENPEPDRASIYHSVIINTSKEMMCFSDFPIPAHFPNYMHNSLIMDYFRTYADHFQLTKHIRFNTKVLQVKQRSDFSHSGQWDVETENKDGKKEKHIFDAVMICIGHHCQPNLPLQDFPGIDTFKGKYFHSRDYKTPEEWRNKKAIVLGIGNSGGDIAVELSRVTKQLYLSTRRGAWILNRVGDNGLPFDLLFNRVVNSLQNIIPFGLFCRIGENLLNQRFNHTLYNLKPKHRLFSQHPTVNDELPNRILSGTVQVKPNIRRFQGSSVEFADGSVVEDVELVVFATGYRFSFPFLASNVASVSENKASLYKYVFPPELDRPTLAIIGLVQPLGAIMPISEMQARWATRVFKGCIKLPPVASMLKDVQCKQETMAKRYVSSQRHTIQVDYVSYMDEIAVLVGVRPNFLKLMLTDPRLGLNVIFGPSTPYQYRLRGPGKWAGARQAILTQWERVFKPMQTRPCDDPKPKRSLMWPLILSAAAVGLAAYVNRNNLSPFLQDPTALLDKIKVYLPAQ, from the exons ATGACTCGTCGTGTGGCAGTGATCGGAGGAGGTAGTTCAGGTCTGGCCTGTATCAAGTGCTGTCTGGATGAGGGGCTGGAGCCTGTCTGCTTCGAAAGCAGCGATGACATCGGTGGTCTGTGGAGGTTTAAG GAGAATCCAGAGCCAGACAGGGCCAGCATCTACCACTCTGTCATTATCAACACCTCCAAGGAGATGATGTGTTTCAGTGACTTTCCCATCCCTGCACACTTCCCCAACTACATGCACAACTCCCTCATCATGGATTACTTTCGGACGTACGCTGACCACTTCCAGCTCACCAAGCACATACGCTTCAAT ACCAAAGTCTTGCAGGTGAAGCAGAGATCAGATTTCTCTCATTCAGGCCAGTGGGACGTTGAGACGGAGAACAAGGATGGCAAAAaggagaaacacatttttgatgCTGTGATGATCTGTATTGGACATCACTGCCAACCCAACTTGCCACTGCAAGACTTCCCAG GAATTGACACTTTCAAGGGGAAGTACTTCCACAGCCGAGACTACAAGACTCCTGAGGAGTGGAGGAATAAAAAGGCTATAGTGCTTGGAATAGGAAACTCTGGAGGAGACATAGCAGTGGAACTGAGCAGAGTCACCAAGCAG CTTTACCTGAGTACTCGAAGAGGAGCCTGGATTCTGAACCGAGTTGGGGACAACGGGCTTCCCTTTGATTTGCTTTTTAACAGGGTGGTGAATTCTCTGCAGAACATCATTCCCTTTGGGCTTTTCTGTCGTATCGGGGAGAACCTGCTCAACCAAAGATTCAATCACACTCTGTACAATCTCAAGCCAAagcacag GCTGTTCAGCCAACATCCGACAGTGAATGATGAGCTTCCCAACCGCATCCTATCTGGAACAGTTCAGGTGAAACCCAACATCCGCAGGTTTCAGGGGTCCAGTGTGGAGTTTGCTGACGGAAGTGTCGTGGAAGATGTCGAACTGGTG GTGTTTGCCACAGGTTACAGGTTTTCCTTTCCATTCCTGGCCTCAAATGTGGCCTCAGTGTCTGAGAACAAAGCATCTCTGTACAAGTATGTGTTTCCTCCTGAGTTGGACCGCCCCACTCTGGCTATCATTGGTCTCGTGCAGCCACTGGGAGCCATTATGCCCATCTCTGAGATGCAGGCCCGATGGGCCACACGTGTCTTTAAAG GCTGCATCAAGCTTCCCCCGGTGGCTTCCATGCTGAAAGATGTCCAGTGCAAGCAGGAGACAATGGCTAAAAG GTATGTCTCCAGTCAGAGACACACCATCCAGGTTGACTATGTCAGCTACATGGATGAGATAGCAGTGCTGGTGGGGGTTCGACCCAACTTCCTGAAGCTGATGCTGACTGATCCCAGGCTGGGACTGAATGTGATTTTTGGTCCCAGTACTCCGTACCAGTATCGTCTCAGAGGGCCAGGGAAATGGGCTGGAGCCCGTCAGGCCATCCTCACTCAGTGGGAGAGAGTGTTTAAACCCATGCAGACCAGACCCTGTGATGATCCCAAACCCAAGAGATCGTTGATGTGGCCTCTGATcctgtcagctgctgctgtgggCTTAGCTGCCTACGTTAACAGGAACAACCTTTCACCTTTCCTACAGGACCCCACTGCACTGTTGGACAAGATAAAAGTTTACCTGCCTGCACAGTGA